One stretch of Euphorbia lathyris chromosome 7, ddEupLath1.1, whole genome shotgun sequence DNA includes these proteins:
- the LOC136200879 gene encoding uncharacterized protein isoform X3 has translation MDFHSLKRKQLQSLCKKHGIPANKTNLQMADLLTAALKEKENTVLEEHINLKISEDEQKNFKKVRFSPDIETREYEPSGNKRKRRTTTLISSSLNESKKSIVSHKVGNKKGRRNGKIGSASRTRRTESEIETDNCNEGCESTAFQKGVANANIDRDGGETRKGARRSARIRAKCKDSELVLEADGGEAQSVVSISAVEGKDEVFGAIFRKTSKGIARAVSKRKSVDVPVESRQLVPKESRKRRKTMNLDVVTEDRASSETNEQNEKAPPPAANPRMSRRKTIVLNPNVAAEESASDEAMVKLKLLHEKALPKNYIVKELRRSNRRASVYSGAAMSIEVNEIAGIVAEVKEISPSVQKTETTAVVSESLVSKPSGASARHASKMKQKAIAGVPNLVETKHGGQNSNFTEKMLAEEETSTNKEVYCGSDDISGHSAEVDRIDIQKDGVYVLERHANTEDEFENELIPENGRSLESVNLDIVTESIKNVFHIDDVNDPPTEVGRSLEEDGVISGLERNNHDGTVGEKQHGQPGQEALHRKASLVDDEVYTKNLDDVSPFIGKKTDAVGDSSCIESEALELNLFFQEGESVFEKPCVEGSSINLTSMDGGKLLENAVTDMSSTQVAEEPSNLKQTHTTDIIAEQSQEPTEQLEEITKNGAKMVDQYHKFTTPVNQDSTAGEGKSCELQLASPKEISPHLENEVEAPNTKDSFQADCKTFLHLEKDNIQAAEDKETVALGEYACDASELKGSNDKAELEDDQVTARCSSDGEETDVSEGTEADTLPLLFMDDLEDKKVSYIAVPKNSSDEICEKDLGVGMICDREVGDGNGGEPFLPVATEISSCANSYCGRPEMELHHSFTQSNEKASYVCQAQIEEDEIMIRGDGRVHKSDDVANNPTHNPSLGNYEKDHDDVANEQLKLLSDAFGEGFFIDDVLDELSCENKTEVQPIEAGREQCLPERNKVVTVANSELTADSKNLDSISPFRGKIGDGLETEAFELNLCFEKGEYTAEKQDVEASPVNLISMDAGSIPENDSSTISAEEASNLKREYTANSIGEELQDVTEQFEEKTQAVMVDQSHAFTASKVHEGVTAEEGKSCEFKLLSAEKTSPGPENDTHNVQLESTYSVMKRTSKSGLIRSTAQKLADPNSMKGNSDDISGHSVEVDRINIQNDVVYFLGRHANIEDEIENKLKPENGRTLQSVNVEIVTENIKDVFQSDDVNDRLTEVARTIEDDGVILGLKRNEHDGTVDEEEHGQPGQEAHPRKASLVVGAENFMENTEDIPEGANEYSNEMQRNHVENFIVCGQERTEHDGVQLEVEAPNTKDSFQADCKTFLHLQKDNIQAAGDREIVALGGNAYNASELTGSNFKAELGDGKDQETTKFSFNGEENDVPERTQAGALPQFCIDAFEDGKVSYTAVPKKSSDEICGKDIGDGMICDREIGEQFLSETTEISSGADSYCGRPEMELHHSFTQPNGKASYVCQTLEVDEIITRGDGRVHQPTDSPSLGNDARDHDRVANEQLNVHLDALSKEVFIYNTGFLNDLPCENNLEIQPIEAGREQCLPQHSDEVVTDANCEQTPDTKTLDAVFPSKGNTTDAVGESSCHESEYFELNLFFEEGEHVKQNVEASPLNLLSMDAESFPENVSSTLIAEEASNVKRGYTVNSTVEELLEVTRQFEEMKNIEAVIVDHSHALTACAVHQEFKIEEGKRCELKLPSSKETGADHENDKHNVHCETPFSVTKRTNRSGLVPSTAQSANAMNDNGDDIQKDGVYVPGSHANMEDEIENELINGRSLHAVNVEIDTESIKDVSQRDDVNYWLTDVARSIEDYAMISGLERNKHDGTIGEEEHGQPGQEAHHRKASLVVVGTETIVADTEDMPDGANEYSNKMQEKDMNRGQHDFASGEALPYQETTRFSFNCEENDVLEGTQADAAPHSFIDELEDGKVSDIVQKNSSDEICDRDPGHGMISDREVGECNGGELFLSEATEISSCADSYCEEFDGRNYNKR, from the exons ATGGATTTCCATTCTTTAAAGAGAAAACAACTGCAATCTCTCTGCAAAAAGCATGGCATCCCGGCCAACAAAACCAATCTTCAAATGGCTGATTTGTTGACTGCCGCTCTCAAG GAGAAAGAAAATACAGTTCTTGAAGAACATATAAACTTGAAAATTTCTGAAGATGAGCAGAAAAACTTTAAGAAAGTGCGGTTCAGTCCTGATATTGAAACCCGTGAATATGAGCCTTCAggaaataaaaggaaaagaagaacaaccACCTTGATTAGTTCTTCCTTAAATGAGTCGAAAAAGAGCATTGTTTCTCATAAAGTTGGTAATAAGAAAGGTAGAAGAAATGGAAAGATAGGAAGTGCTTCCAGGACTCGTCGGACGGAAAGTGAAATTGAAACTGATAATTGTAACGAGGGATGTGAATCTACAGCCTTTCAGAAGGGAGTGGCTAATGCAAATATTGATAGGGATGGTGGTGAAACTAGAAAGGGTGCAAGGCGATCAGCGAGAATTAGGGCTAAGTGTAAAGACTCTGAACTGGTTTTGGAGGCAGATGGTGGAGAAGCTCAGTCTGTAGTGAGCATTTCTGCGGTTGAAGGAAAAGATGAAGTTTTTGGCGCTATATTTAGAAAAACTTCCAAGGGCATTGCTAGAGCTGTTTCTAAACGGAAATCTGTTGATGTCCCTGTGGAAAGTAGACAACTGGTGCCAAAGGAGAGTAGAAAGCGACGAAAGACTATGAATTTGGATGTAGTGACTGAGGATAGAGCTTCTTCAGAAACTAATGAGCAAAATGAGAAGGCTCCGCCACCTGCTGCCAATCCGCGTATGTCCAGGCGCAAAACTATTGTGTTGAACCCCAACGTCGCGGCAGAGGAGTCGGCATCAGATGAAGCTATGGTAAAGCTTAAACTATTGCATGAAAAAGCTTTACCAAAGaactatatagtgaaagaactTCGTAGGTCTAATAGAAGAGCTTCCGTATACAGTGGGGCAGCAATGTCTATTGAAGTGAACGAAATTGCAGGAATCGTTGCGGAAGTGAAAGAAATATCTCCATCAGTTCAAAAGACTGAAACTACCGCGGTTGTCAGTGAATCATTAGTTTCAAAGCCTTCAGGAGCATCCGCACGACATGCGTCTAAGATGAAGCAAAAGGCCATCGCAGGAGTGCCAAATTTGGTAGAGACTAAGCACGGTG GTCAAAACTCCAATTTCACAGAGAAAATGCTGGCAGAAGAAGAAACATCAACCAACAAGGAAGTGTACTGCGGAAGTGATGATATCAGTGGCCATTCAGCTGAAGTTGATAGGATAGACATTCAGAAAGATGGAGTATATGTTCTAGAAAGGCATGCCAATACAGAAGATGAATTCGAGAATGAATTGATACCTGAAAATGGAAGATCCCTAGAATCAGTCAACTTGGATATTGTAACAGAGAGCATTAAAAACGTATTTCATATTGATGATGTCAATGATCCTCCAACTGAAGTTGGAAGGTCTCTCGAAGAAGATGGAGTGATCAGTGGTCTAGAAAGGAATAATCATGATGGTACAGTAGGTGAAAAACAGCATGGACAGCCAGGACAAGAAGCTCTTCATAGGAAAGCATCACTGGTTGACGATGAGGTTTACACCAAAAACCTTGACGATGTTTCTCCATTCATAGGCAAGAAGACTGATGCAGTAGGCGATTCCTCTTGTATTG AAAGTGAAGCCTTGGAGctgaatttattttttcaagAGGGGGAAAGTGTTTTTGAAAAACCGTGTGTAGAGGGATCCTCAATAAATTTGACAAGTATGGACGGTGGAAAGTTGCTAGAGAATGCAGTTACTGACATGTCTTCCACACAAGTTGCTGAAGAACCAAGCAATTTGAAACAAACACATACAACTGATATTATAGCTGAACAATCCCAAGAACCGACAGAGCAGTTGgaggaaattacaaaaaatgggGCAAAGATGGTGGATCAATATCATAAATTCACTACTCCCGTCAATCAAG ATTCTACAGCTGGAGAGGGCAAGAGTTGTGAATTACAATTGGCATCACCAAAGGAGATAAGTCCGCATCTTGAAAATGAAGTGGAAGCTCCTAACACGAAAGATAGCTTCCAGGCGGATTGCAAAACATTCCTTCATCTCGAGAAGGATAATATCCAAGCTGCCGAGGACAAGGAAACTGTTGCTTTGGGGGAATATGCCTGCGATGCTTCGGAGCTAAAAGGAAGCAACGATAAAGCTGAACTCGAAGATG ATCAGGTAACAGCGAGGTGTAGTTCTGATGGTGAAGAAACTGATGTTTCAGAAGGAACAGAAGCGGATACTTTGCCTTTGTTGTTTATGGATGACTTGGAAGATAAAAAGGTTTCCTACATTGCAGTGCCAAAGAACTCTAGCGATGAGATATGTGAAAAAGATCTTGGAGTTGGCATGATTTGTGATAGAGAAGTTGGTGATGGTAATGGTGGTGAACCATTTTTACCGGTAGCAACAGAAATTTCATCATGTGCTAATTCATATTGTGGTAGACCTGAAATGGAGTTGCATCATTCCTTCACACAATCGAATGAAAAAGCATCTTATG tttGCCAAGCTCAGATAGAGGAGGACGAAATTATGATAAGAGGTGATGGAAGGGTCCATAAATCTGATGATGTTGCAAATAATCCTACTCATAATCCAAGCTTAGGAAATTATGAAAAAGACCATGATGACGTTGCTAACGAACAACTTAAATTGCTTTCTGATGCATTCGGTGAAGGATTTTTCATTGATGATGTTCTAGACGAACTCTCATGTGAAAATAAAACTGAGGTTCAACCCATAGAGGCCGGAAGAGAACAATGTCTGCCTGAGCGTAATAAGGTTGTAACTGTAGCTAATTCTGAGCTAACTGCGGACTCCAAAAACCTTGATTCTATCTCTCCATTCAGAGGCAAGATTGGTGACGGATTAG AAACTGAAGCTTTCGAGCTGAATTTGTGTTTTGAAAAGGGAGAATATACGGCGGAAAAACAGGATGTAGAGGCATCTCCAGTAAATCTGATAAGCATGGACGCTGGAAGCATCCCAGAAAACGATTCTTCCACAATAAGTGCTGAAGAAGCAAGCAATTTGAAACGAGAATATACTGCTAATTCTATTGGTGAAGAACTTCAAGACGTAACAGAACAGTTTGAGGAAAAAACTCAGGCAGTGATGGTTGATCAGTCTCATGCATTCACTGCTTCTAAGGTTCATGAAG GAGTTACAGCTGAAGAGGGGAAGAGTTGTGAATTCAAATTACTGTCAGCAGAGAAGACAAGTCCTGGTCCTGAAAATGACACGCATAACGTTCAGTTGGAATCTACTTATTCAGTGATGAAAAGGACAAGTAAAAGTGGTTTGATTCGAAGTACAGCCCAAAAACTTGCAGACCCGAATTCTATGAAGGGGAATAGTGATGATATCAGTGGTCATTCAGTTGAAGTTGATAGGATAAACATTCAGAATGATGTAGTCTATTTTCTAGGAAGGCATGCCAATATAGAAGATGAAATTGAGAACAAATTGAAACCTGAAAATGGAAGAACCCTACAATCAGTCAATGTGGAGATTGTGACAGAGAACATTAAAGACGTATTCCAATCCGATGATGTCAATGATCGTTTAACTGAAGTTGCAAGAACTATCGAAGATGATGGAGTGATCCTTGGTCTAAAAAGGAATGAACATGATGGTACAGTAGATGAAGAAGAGCACGGACAGCCAGGACAGGAAGCTCATCCTAGGAAAGCATCACTGGTTGTTGGTGCAGAGAATTTCATGGAAAATACAGAAGACATACCTGAAGGTGCTAATGAGTACTCAAACGAAATGCAAAGAAATCATGTTGAAAATTTTATAGTCTGTGGTCAAGAGAGGACTGAACATGATGGAGTCCAGCTTGAAGTGGAAGCTCCTAACACGAAAGATAGCTTCCAGGCGGATTGCAAAACATTCCTTCATTTGCAGAAGGATAATATCCAAGCTGCCGGGGACAGAGAAATTGTTGCTTTGGGGGGAAATGCCTACAATGCTTCAGAGCTAACTGGAAGCAACTTTAAAGCTGAACTCGGAGATGGGAAAG ATCAGGAAACAACAAAGTTTAGTTTTAACGGTGAAGAAAATGATGTTCCAGAAAGAACACAAGCGGGTGCTTTGCCTCAGTTTTGTATAGACGCGTTTGAAGATGGAAAGGTGTCCTACACCGCGGTGCCAAAGAAATCCAGCGATGAGATATGTGGAAAAGATATTGGAGATGGCATGATTTGTGATAGGGAAATTGGTGAACAATTTTTGTCAGAAACAACAGAAATTTCATCAGGTGCTGATTCATATTGTGGTAGACCTGAAATGGAGTTACATCATTCTTTCACTCAGCCGAATGGGAAAGCATCTTATG ttTGCCAAACTCTGGAGGTGGACGAAATAATAACAAGAGGTGATGGAAGGGTGCATCAACCTACAGATAGTCCAAGCTTAGGAAATGATGCAAGAGACCATGATAGAGTTGCTAACGAACAACTTAATGTGCATTTGGATGCATTGAGTAAAGAAGTCTTCATTTATAATACTGGTTTTCTTAACGACCTCCCATGTGAAAATAATCTTGAGATTCAACCCATAGAGGCTGGGAGAGAACAATGTCTGCCTCAGCATAGTGATGAGGTCGTAACTGATGCTAATTGTGAGCAAACTCCGGACACCAAAACCCTTGATGCTGTTTTTCCATCCAAAGGCAACACTACTGATGCAGTAGGTGAGTCCTCTTGTCATG AAAGTGAATATTTCGAGCTGAATTTGTTTTTTGAAGAGGGAGAACATGTAAAACAGAATGTAGAGGCATCTCCGTTAAATCTGCTAAGCATGGACGCTGAAAGCTTCCCAGAAAATGTGTCTTCCACACTAATTGCTGAAGAGGCAAGCAATGTGAAACGAGGATATACTGTTAATTCTACAGTTGAAGAACTGCTAGAAGTAACAAGGCAGTTTGAGGAAATGAAAAATATTGAGGCAGTGATTGTAGACCATTCTCATGCATTAACTGCTTGTGCGGTTCATCAAG AATTTAAAATTGAAGAGGGGAAGAGGTGTGAATTGAAATTACCGTCATCAAAGGAGACAGGTGCTGATCATGAAAATGACAAGCATAACGTACATTGTGAAACGCCTTTTTCAGTGACGAAAAGGACAAATAGAAGTGGTTTGGTTCCAAGTACAGCCCAGAGCGCGAATGCTATGAATGATAATGGTGATGACATTCAGAAAGATGGGGTCTATGTTCCAGGAAGTCATGCCAATATGGAAGATGAAATTGAGAACGAATTGATAAATGGAAGATCCCTACATGCAGTCAATGTGGAGATTGACACAGAGAGCATTAAAGACGTATCCCAAAGGGATGATGTCAATTATTGGTTAACTGACGTTGCAAGATCTATCGAAGACTATGCAATGATCAGTGGTCTAGAAAGGAATAAACATGATGGTACAATAGGTGAAGAAGAGCATGGACAGCCGGGACAGGAAGCTCATCATAGGAAAGCATCATTGGTTGTTGTTGGCACAGAGACTATCGTGGCAGATACAGAAGACATGCCTGATGG